The following is a genomic window from Episyrphus balteatus chromosome 1, idEpiBalt1.1, whole genome shotgun sequence.
TAGTTTGTTTTCTTGACAATTTACGGaacataaattatatatatttttttttaatttgcacaacAAATAGACGAATAATCATTTGCATCCAGTAAATGAGTCTTTGCTGCTCAACCTAATTACTCTCAAcgctgcaaaatatttttttttttgtttttctgaaatacttacaatttttttttaaacacaagaAACAAATAACTGTTAAattaaggtttaaaaaaatattggagcACAATGATGCCATCTTAAAGTATtacattaaaactaaaatttattcCTTCGCGATGATTGCGTCTATCACGGGTCCCTTCAATTCTGAACGCAAGGAGATTTTGCCCAACTGGAAGGATTGGTACTTCACATAAACGGCCTTCAGTTTTGCAGAGGATGCATTTTTGGCAAGCGTTGCAATCTGCCGGGTGATGGGCTTCAAATGTTCCGCACTGTAACGTGAGTAGAATTCAAGAGTGGGATTCCAAATTTCATCTGTGGGGGTTTTCGATGGATTCATCAGCTGCAGTGAAAGATATAATGAGGCGGCAGCAATCTATAAAAAGAAGACAAGGTAGGTTGTAATTGAGTTTTAATTCAAATCAGAGATGATTTAACTCACTTCTGATGGACGATAATGGGCCATTGAGTACTCAGTTGTAACAAGTTCCAAAAAGTACTTGGACATAGCATGATGACAATCTTCGGCACTGGCTGCTTTCGAGAAACGGCGCAAGAAGTGAATTGGCAAAGGGCGAGATAGATTGAAGTCGAGTGCTTTCATAATTTTAACTTCCATGTCCAagagttgattttttgtatatgtGTCATCAGTAATGTAGATAAAATCACCAATTGCTGGCGGAAAGAGTTCTTCGTATTTTGAGGCGATGAAGAGTGACGTAACGCCAACCATTTGAAGATGTTGACGAGATGTCGTCTTAACGGCTTGCAAATAACGGTCGATTATTGCTACACACATGTGAAATGTTTCTGGAACCAAGTGGAATTGGTGGTGTACTTCGTTGATCCAGTCAATCAGAATAGCACGCATTTTCGGAATGACCTTcggtttttatataattttgttttatttataaacaatacTTGAGCAAATAAGTTGAAAATGTACAACACGCTTACCTCCTTTTGATCTTTCAAGTGATCTGGTCCAACTGGCATTTGTGTTTccaagtaaaagagatatgcGTATATTTCGTTGACATATTCTGAAACCAAAATTGGGTTTTCCGTATCGTCCGCATCGATATTTTCCACCTTTGAAAACAAGtggaggagtttttttttttaataagattttactacttattcaaaaagtatgttttCTGTAAGTGAGaattacaaaaatacaaaagtttggcgcttatattttttttatgtgctaACAAATTAACTTCCCTTCCACGGACAGTAAACATTTGTTATGAAAGACAGAAGCAATATTGTGACAAGTAGAACAAGGATTCTTATATTAATATACAAGCGAATTGCTAAAAGCCACTCTTGCGAAACTGTTCAAGCCCAATAATACAATATTTAGTAAAGGAGAACCCCAATAGTTTTCTGAAATTACAAACCATCCACTGTACCACTACCACCCACAATATTAACAATCAATGTTCACTcatgaaaaacaacaatttttacctTGGGACAATCCAattcttttttggtttttggcgCGCAGGAAAAAACAGTTCATTTAATGAAGTACGGGAATGGGTATTGAATAGTCTACCTAATAATTGTCCTCAGTATTGTCGATCAACAATTCTATTGACATACCTTCTTGTTTATTTTACAGAGATTTTCGATGCCGAAAAAGACCCTATACGGTAAGATCTGGtcaatttttaatacatatttgttttcCGTTTAACacattaaaatactttttattttcaggCATTACTCTTCTATTATGCATGAACAATGAAAGTATTGCATCTGCGTTTTCCGACATGTGTCAATGACCACACATCAAAGAAATTACAATCTCTACCTGGTAGTCGCCAGACAAATCTATCTTATCATAATGTAGAAGAAAGTTTcccctaaaaaaaagttgtgggtACCATTtgctagaaaaaatattaaaaacattttatggtTTGACTTGTAGGCAGAGAAAAACCagtttttatttgtgaaaacgATCATTTGTCGTTTTCGGCATATTGCAAGAATGgggcatcatttttttttttctatgtgtaAAAATTAACGAATAACCTGGAATCTACGATCAATATGGAAGTAGTCTTTGCATATCCATGATTTTACCCGCCAAAAAAAAGGCCTTAATGTTTAGTGTTTTAAAACCTTTTAAACTGTATACTCGTCTTATGTTTACGAGTTTTGCAAGAATTCATCCTTAGCTCGTTCCCAGTATAAACGCGATACAAGATAGATTTTTATGGAGAATGGATTTGTATATTCGATTCTGCAATAAAAGCGTTCGTATGTATTTGCAAATCACATTTCTGTTATTATGTATATAGTAACGAGCTTATTGGGTTTTGCTCAGAATATATTTCATAAGACCGGGCCAACGGACTTCATGATTCAGTAATATTTGAAAGACCTCGATAATTCTGTTAAGTTTAGGGTAATGAGAGCTCAAAGATTTATTGTTTCGCAATCTCTGATTTCTATATTAAGCTCTTATAGAGCCAATAGAAAAGTACTGTTTGTATTCTCAGTATTCCAAATgttttttacagaaaattttCAAGACCGAGTTTGAAGTTTTTGTTATTCGGTTCCAATGTAACACATAAAACGTTAAAGTTACTAcaataatgaatttaatagaagaacggggaagagttttttttttaaagcagtcGAAGGATCCTACGTTTTGAAAAGACAACCCCAAACTAGTAAAGTGTTTTGCACATGCTGCTGCGAGTTTGCTGATAGTTTTGCATCATCTTGGAACTCTCAGTGATCAGCGAAatgataaaattgaattttataaaaagtctCAATCAAATTTAAGTTACTTTTTAAGTATGAAGATGCATTTCAATGAAAGCTATAACTGGTCcctttaaattcattttctgaAACTGAATACAATGCCACATAAGCGTTAAAGTAATCTTATACCGGAAGTATAAAAGTCGGAAaatctaaataaatttaaaagaaagaaattcaaGTATCAGGGTTGTAAAAGAATGCAGTCTCTAAAAATCACTGACACTATTGAATAAAAAGATTGAATTCGTTGACTTCAAATTTCGAAATCAccaataatttttcataaatgattgcaattttttaaccatTCATTTGACTGCATTTAAACGAATGCAGTCTTTTGGGAAttcatgcagtctttgcattcttttactTTGTAtggattttacaaaatttggaacatttttttttagttcaatgaACTTGAGAGAGAGATTTTAAACCTCTAAAATTCATccttgaacttaaaaaaatgttccaaatttggtgaaatcgaaaaatttagtGTAAGTTTGGTAAAGagtaaaagaatgcaaaagaatacAAAAGAATGTAAAGACTTCATGAACTGCCAAAAGACTGCATTCATTTGAATTAAGTCATATGAATGgttaaaaaacagtttacaaTCATTTAACGAAAAATGATTAAGTCCCAAATGTATCTAAgccaatgaatgcaatctttcaattgaagtcattaaagattgcagTAAAAAAGATTGAAATCTTTTACATCTGATAAGTACAGGTTCCTAAAAACCCTTTTCTAAATCAGTGGTTccgggaaagaaaaaaaaaaagaaagacatCAGACCAGAAAAGAatcaaatattttctaaatatttggattgaaaaaaatatttaataaaagaagactccaatattaaacaaaagaaaaccaagtaaaaaaaacttaccgcATCAAGAAGTTTGGCTGAATGTGATTGAACATCAATGACATTCGATTTACATTTAGCATCTTCAGCATCCTTTTTATCATCAGATTCTGGAGCAGGAGTTGACCTTATACTAgaaacaacagcaacagcagtTGGTTTAATGTTAGATTGCTGTTTAATAGCAGCCTTCAATTTGGACAATGACCGACGAGATAGATTACTATCTTCCCTTCGGATTGTTGTCCCAACtggtatttgttgttgctgttgtttggTGGTTGAAGGTTCGATTTTTGGTTTAttgatatctaaaaaaaaaaaaaaaaacaagaaaaaaatcaaattccacAAAAGAacaagacaaacaaaaatttagatttaCATCGAACATGAGAAggattattttcaattttcactaCTTTCGCGGTGATTGTCGTTGCTTGGTTGGGTTTGGGAAGTTGTTTTAAAGTAGCGGCATTCGATAGTCCCGTTGTTACTGAAGAAGACTTGATCGAATTCGACCGCGTGACAATGTTGGATTTCAGCGAGTTGGTTTTAGCAGCAGCAGGCTGCAAATTGTTAGCAATTACTTGTGCTGGTTTTTTCCAATTTGTGTCCACTTTTGGTTtagcatttttcaaattaatttgattaattttcGTATCTTTCAAactgaaaaaattatattaaaaaataagacaTACTCAAATAACTGTTTATATAATCGCCATTACTCTTTTTGGCCATCTCTAACTGTTCTTAGAACAGCACGGTTCCCCAGCTCTCCAAGAGCCGATCGTTTAGTTTCTTGGCCATTTTGTAATCCAAATTTTTTAGTTGGCAGCAATTTGTTTTCAGCGACTTTGTtctataatttaattaaaaaaaaaaaatagatatttattaaataaaaaggttccatttctttttcattaaaaaatcccGCTTGAAAtagctgtaaaaaaaattttacctcgTCGTATTTGATTCTCATTTGGGTGGACATtttgatattgctttttttttattaattctgaactacaacacaacacaaatgaaatataaatattatattgaaGTGAGGATAGTTGCTTTGTTgagtattttctttatttttttatataaaatgaatttatttttcagtaattttccaacgtttataattttttttttgttctcactttttttgtttcaacCAACTCGAACCGTtgggttttgtttttgaaaagcaACTGAAAGAAAATTTTCGTGGAAAATGCGTTCAGCTGAATTTGGCTGAATATAAATGCATATTCGgctgaataaatattttgtcaGCTCTGAAAAATGGTACCACTTTAGTCAGCTTGTGTAATAcgttttatgaattaaaaaagaaataagaaattagttaaatgtagtaaaatttatattgaatcttttgaaaatgaataaatattagataaagTGTTGTTTTATgaatgaagaaataattaatttttgaaacaatttattaaaattttttgtgttcGCGCCCAAAGATCCAGTACTTCTCAAACTTTTTCAGCGTGCTTATTTTAGGGTGTGTACACATTGTCGCATTTCGGAGTAATAATTTAAGGCCGGTTATATACTACAAAAgtagaattgaattgaattttttttcggacttgatatatttttaatttaaattcgtATCATGATGAGATTTTATTTGTGTTGTAATTATGTGAGAAGGTAAAATAAGTAGATTTTCAGTGAACAAAGGAGAAAATCGATGAATTTAAAATCTGACCATCAAGAATAAAGTAAgtataatagccctgttccatttgAGGTAGTATAGTTTACTCATGAGATGATCTAgtacaaacttcaaaaaactaaaCGAGATAAATGAGTGAATTCAGTTCCATTTCAAGTGGAAACACATTGTAGTTGCGGTGCATCGCGTtggtttatatataaatttgtaaAGCCAGGGCAAAGGGCCAAATTATAAAATAAGGGGCCAAATGGGCCGATCGGTCACTTTGTGGCGAAGCTGCGAtgatgtgtagttgttgtactagatttctactcatgagtagtctaCGGGATatgttcgttaacgtatggttgctgtgtctctatctttttctactgattaaatagaaagagcaatagtcaaaaagTTAAAGTATGATCGAAATCGTGTGCGGGAATTAGACCCCTGCTTTCTATCGAGATCATTTATACTGAACCAAAAATGAGTTCCTATTCTGGCCAATAGAGGGATGTATGCGAATCTGTCAAAAGCAAATCTGACAACTCCGACTTTGATGAACATGAAAGATACaaattgttaaatataatttttttttttttttttttttttttttttgacgggaggaaatcttcaaaagacacttggcagtattcgacaccaagtagtgtgggactcttaaccactaaaaccacctctttatcaggaccaatcttgagagatcgacatcagatttttctttcttaactttgtaaaatcactttgggggaagtttaaacttttaatactttcccatgtttttttagaccataagctcatgaggcttggttcttcttaatctccgaacatggtttcttgtattcaagacggacaccatttcagaattggtatgacattgcagtctctgattatgggatacagcgtattttttaacaacttctgtaaccgtttctatttgtaagtcacgatataataaaacacggatttttaattaattttcgtatgaatttattaaCTAAATTGTTGCTGACTGTTTAAAGCTAAGAATAAGAAGTCTATAAGTATCTacgtgaaaatttatattttttatgaaacacgttatttatgtttttttttaaagaaaacaaataaaatattggcATTTAAgcattaactacattggcttaaAAGTGTAAACGTactttatgtcgttttctattgacgaatctcagaatgagatttgtgaatttgacagctgaaagggggggtgaagaggggaaatagtggacaaatctcagatttcatgatctatttgcgtcctgagattcaaaaaaatgacaaaaaaatgaatctgagattcaagaatctgattctggatttttatcaagattcacgcatacaaacacacgcactttcacacacactcctctgtttgacatttgtctgaacatttgttgttgttttatttttttcatacgcacagatttcgcacacaattacaaaactagatttcatatactatttgcagtggaaaatctcagaattttacacaaaaatctcagaagtcaatagaaaacgacattagtgaaaattttcatacatatttctggatgaaaaacttaaaaaaaaacttaattttttgatctacaaaacaatttatatactctttttcacattaaacttgcgctagcgagaaaaaaaaataacaaatggaAAGAATAATTTCACATAAGGGTTTgtgagattttcaatttgacagctgtggattgaaaaaatcgaagaaaaatgggacacttttattttaacaaattttattatttttatgaaaacaattcttaattattctacgataatctatttatatgaataaattcaCTTTACATACATTTATGTTGCAAATAAAGTGTATTCACATGTTAAAGGAAATTGTCTCTGAAtggttataaaaatatcttttgcacaattttacaCAGCAAtacattattgttttatttgtttttttattaactaagaTTTATTTTCTCACTATTTAATTCTAGAAAAGTGTTTgcaattgtgttaaagaatgattttaaaggggttttgaatttgaattacacTTTGGTTTTAATTCTATCACACAACGCTATCCTACACTATGAAGTGATATAGTTACAGGGGTACAcccattcctgtacttcttaagccttaactacattggctcaaaaagtgaaaaagtacaaaagtgaaaattttcaaacgcatttttgtaatAAGGGCtgggaaataaaaacaaattatgcagaaaacttattttttcgtccaaaaaaacattttgtttactcatttttacaaacaaaaattgcgcttgcgagaaaaaaaatattttcactattgtactttttcaaaaagtggtgaatgtagttaagcctttattcTTAGGTTTAACGActcttgttaaattgatttttttgttaaaaaacataactttataGTTCCCAGAGATggtttcttagaaaaacaaTGTCAGTTTCATCAAAGTGGACAGTTTGACGTTTGTAGTGGAGCGCTTCTTGCCTATAAGCCCTATAGAAGGCTTTTGTTTGTCGGTTGGGAGAAAAGTAATAGGTAGTGATCagttgaaaaacaaacaaataagagGGAAAAAGAGATGAATATACAAATCCGCTTCCATATTGAttcaaatctttttattttgtaatcttGATCTACTTATGGATAATTCTTTGCTGCCGGATACAAagggtttaagtcaaaaaaatcgattttcggatttttaagtaattttttttctttagcctCGTATGCAGCTGAccttacttacttagggtgaccagtgccgtaaggcggctacaatccgctgtggatttgggcctcaaccaacaagcttcacCAGCcctttcaaaattcaagttaaatATCGGGCTTTTTCGACTAGCCCTACATAAAActagaaatattttttcggtttttctcaaaattaatgattatGGATATAGCGAGTTTTGTTTCTCATCgcctcaaataaaaaaaattcaagaaaaaacatcagtttaaaagcaaaaacaaaacaaatttcgttaacgaaattttgtattgaaaatttcgtttcgcttttgCTGCGTACTAGACTTTAAggtgaaacaactttgatttaagagtgttttatgattaaaaaaccACTTTTAACTAACGTGGCTctgctttgattttaaaattatcgtcTTCAGCtcaaaatcacttcaaaattttttgtcgttttcgttgattttaagtaatttttcctTCACTGTACATAGGCTATTTTTTAGGATAGTGTTTTCAcctggaaatttaaaaaaattatgcaaaaagcttagtttttggtttcgaaaaaaaaaaaattcaaccaaGAAACTTTATGGAGGCCGAAGAGTTTCAGCATTGTTGCTATATTTTCAAATCGTTAAACTCACCTATAATATCTATGTACATTTTAGATTTTACGTCACTGTGGAATGTATCAATTTCGTTTTTTAAATGAACAGTTTCTTGTATTccttttaaaagttgttttaatAAACATAAATCTTTATAATTCCGTAACTGAATAGTAAGAACCTTTATGGTATCAATACTTAACTTCCTTTATATCTAGTATCATATCAATATTGATAGCAAGAATCAACATTTCTTCACTTATGCCAAGTAGGCTTAAATACTTTAGTATGGAAATATTACGTTACTAATcgtgttataaaaaaaacaacaaatatttcttgtaaatcaacatttaaaaagaaCACATGATGCAAAGCTGTGAAAGATAAGTTCTTTCCTTCTGGTAGTATCACTCTGCTTATTATATCAAACAATCTATCCGTTTTGCTTCACTAACTAACTAGCAACAAGAATGTTCTAAGCCCATCATATATGGCAAACTAATGAGACAGAAACTTCAAAACAAATGCACATTTTTATCATCATGTTTCCCAACTCTTAACACTGTTGAAAGTAGTAGACCCAGaagcaacaaataaaaaaagctttaaccCAGGGCCAAGTTAAGTTGTAATGTTTCTACTAGAACGTTCAactaaaagaacaaaaaaaaaaaagaatttatagtTTCCGACAGACTAGCATCAGCTTCAGCATCGCAGAGCATCAGTGTGGCTTCATCATTATCTTCATTATGCCACTGAATGAAAACGTATTAAGATTCCAGATCGTATACAAGTTCTCGGTGAGATGAGCGATGCAATTCATCAGACCTTGTTAGAAGGTATTCGACGAGtataacataacaaaaaaacaaacgctCGCTCTATCTGCACGTCCATCTACTTTATGttaaaatagataaataaagaATACATCTTCGTTCCTAGTATCTAGGAGCTACTAGAGAATGTGATACTGGTGCTTTTAAGGAATCGGATTGTTCTGCGATGTTATATTCAAATATGGCACTGCTCTACGATATTATGAACATCTTAAGTTTTTAGTTTCCATTTGTGATTGATATCTTTTATATCTTAATCTCTTCGATTTGGACCGATgcgttttaatattttgttgccCACAAGTTCATGTAGATAATGCGTTTGCGTT
Proteins encoded in this region:
- the LOC129905711 gene encoding G2/mitotic-specific cyclin-B codes for the protein MSTQMRIKYDENKVAENKLLPTKKFGLQNGQETKRSALGELGNRAVLRTVRDGQKDLKDTKINQINLKNAKPKVDTNWKKPAQVIANNLQPAAAKTNSLKSNIVTRSNSIKSSSVTTGLSNAATLKQLPKPNQATTITAKVVKIENNPSHVRYINKPKIEPSTTKQQQQQIPVGTTIRREDSNLSRRSLSKLKAAIKQQSNIKPTAVAVVSSIRSTPAPESDDKKDAEDAKCKSNVIDVQSHSAKLLDAVENIDADDTENPILVSEYVNEIYAYLFYLETQMPVGPDHLKDQKEVIPKMRAILIDWINEVHHQFHLVPETFHMCVAIIDRYLQAVKTTSRQHLQMVGVTSLFIASKYEELFPPAIGDFIYITDDTYTKNQLLDMEVKIMKALDFNLSRPLPIHFLRRFSKAASAEDCHHAMSKYFLELVTTEYSMAHYRPSEIAAASLYLSLQLMNPSKTPTDEIWNPTLEFYSRYSAEHLKPITRQIATLAKNASSAKLKAVYVKYQSFQLGKISLRSELKGPVIDAIIAKE